One Verrucomicrobiota bacterium DNA segment encodes these proteins:
- the cobC gene encoding alpha-ribazole phosphatase family protein, which yields MTIILIRHTRVKVVPGLCYGQSDIPIADTFEEESCTILRKLHGFDILKAEIISSPLSRCTRLADKISARYRTDSRLMELDFGEWELQSWDSVDRQKSDYWMEDFVNRRCPQGESYSDMENRVQEFFHQSLSGKSDPVILVTHSGVIRIFHAWASGCPLKDTFNLKVEYGDIFTIESIDGRLGKFEKIN from the coding sequence ATGACCATCATTCTTATCCGTCATACGCGGGTGAAAGTCGTCCCGGGACTTTGTTACGGCCAGAGCGATATTCCCATCGCTGACACTTTCGAGGAGGAATCCTGCACAATCTTGCGCAAATTGCACGGGTTCGACATTTTAAAGGCGGAAATCATCTCCAGCCCCTTATCCCGCTGCACAAGGCTGGCGGATAAAATATCAGCCCGTTACCGCACAGACTCTCGCCTGATGGAACTCGATTTCGGCGAATGGGAACTCCAAAGCTGGGACTCGGTCGACCGCCAAAAAAGCGATTATTGGATGGAAGATTTCGTCAACCGTCGTTGTCCACAGGGGGAATCTTATTCTGACATGGAAAACAGGGTGCAGGAATTCTTTCATCAATCCTTATCAGGGAAATCCGACCCCGTGATTCTCGTGACCCACTCCGGAGTCATCCGCATCTTCCATGCTTGGGCGAGCGGATGTCCTCTCAAGGATACTTTTAATCTCAAGGTGGAATATGGCGATATTTTCACCATCGAGTCAATAGATGGGCGATTAGGAAAATTCGAGAAGATCAATTAA
- the cobT gene encoding nicotinate-nucleotide--dimethylbenzimidazole phosphoribosyltransferase has protein sequence MKLPEIAVPGESIRVSLQQKIDSKTKPPGSLGELEQIALRLGMIQGTLSPQIAQPSILVFAGDHGVSASGVSPYPVEVTRQMVLNFLAGGAAINAFCNLHKLAFSVIDCGVKGGEFPPHPNLISSRMGEGTRNFQNEPAMTYPEAEKAITQGIEIARATAAKGANTIGFGEMGIGNTSSSSAIMATFTGLPPADCVGRGTGLDSAGISRKAGIISLTLERMAATADPVEILAQVGGFEIAHMAGAMIGAASANCAVVVDGFVSTAAYLVAYHLKPEIKNFAFFAHCSDERGHRKMLEFLDVTPLLQLSMRLGEGTGAALAIPLLQAACAFTEKMASFDSAHVSKSEVETTSCHLTDEENGKMPILSQEAHQTS, from the coding sequence ATGAAATTACCGGAGATCGCTGTCCCGGGGGAGTCTATCCGTGTATCCCTCCAGCAAAAAATCGATTCAAAGACCAAACCTCCGGGTTCACTCGGAGAGCTCGAACAAATCGCCCTCCGCTTGGGAATGATCCAAGGGACACTTTCACCGCAAATTGCACAACCCTCCATTCTTGTTTTTGCGGGGGACCATGGTGTGAGCGCCAGCGGGGTGAGCCCCTACCCTGTCGAGGTGACACGGCAAATGGTCTTGAATTTCCTCGCCGGTGGTGCGGCGATTAATGCCTTCTGCAATTTGCACAAACTCGCATTCTCTGTCATAGATTGTGGTGTTAAAGGCGGGGAATTCCCCCCTCACCCAAATCTCATCTCTTCCCGCATGGGGGAAGGTACTCGGAATTTCCAGAATGAACCCGCCATGACTTATCCCGAGGCTGAAAAAGCGATTACCCAAGGCATCGAAATCGCCCGGGCGACTGCCGCAAAAGGGGCTAATACCATCGGATTTGGGGAAATGGGCATCGGAAATACATCCAGTAGCTCTGCCATTATGGCCACATTCACCGGTCTGCCACCGGCGGATTGTGTCGGCCGAGGAACGGGTCTCGATTCAGCCGGCATTTCACGTAAAGCCGGGATCATCTCCCTCACCCTCGAACGTATGGCGGCTACTGCCGACCCGGTGGAAATCCTCGCACAAGTCGGCGGTTTCGAGATCGCCCACATGGCCGGAGCCATGATCGGGGCTGCCAGCGCAAATTGCGCGGTGGTCGTGGACGGATTCGTCTCCACGGCGGCCTACCTCGTCGCCTATCATCTGAAACCCGAAATAAAGAACTTCGCTTTTTTCGCCCACTGCTCGGATGAGCGCGGACACCGCAAAATGCTGGAATTCCTCGATGTAACCCCTCTTCTCCAGCTCTCCATGAGACTCGGGGAAGGAACCGGTGCAGCACTGGCGATCCCCCTCCTCCAAGCAGCCTGCGCCTTTACGGAAAAAATGGCTTCATTCGACTCCGCCCATGTGAGCAAAAGCGAAGTAGAAACAACCTCTTGCCACTTAACGGATGAAGAAAACGGGAAGATGCCGATTTTATCTCAGGAGGCGCATCAGACATCATGA
- a CDS encoding adenosylcobinamide-GDP ribazoletransferase: MKDELKIFLSAVMFYTRIPVPSWVGHSDAQLNQASRYFPLIGWIVGVWCALVFWIAVQFVPQQIALVLSIVGGILLTGAFHEDGFTDMCDGFGGGWEKSQVLGIMKDSRIGAYGVIAIILMLGLKFLCLNELPALLIPLVLIAGHASSRLVTVSLLISLDYVRDDASGKSKPLGTHLSTGNFLIACIGGLLPFLLLPHFFLWLLIPLIIFQLLFSRYLKHRIGGYTGDCLGASQQISEVIFYLGAVILL; encoded by the coding sequence ATGAAAGACGAACTTAAAATATTCCTTTCGGCGGTCATGTTCTATACCCGGATTCCTGTTCCGTCCTGGGTGGGACACTCGGATGCCCAGCTCAATCAGGCAAGCCGGTATTTCCCCCTGATCGGGTGGATTGTGGGCGTTTGGTGCGCGCTCGTATTCTGGATCGCCGTCCAATTTGTCCCCCAGCAAATCGCTCTTGTCCTGAGTATAGTGGGCGGAATCCTATTGACCGGAGCCTTCCATGAAGACGGATTTACTGACATGTGCGACGGGTTCGGCGGCGGGTGGGAGAAAAGCCAAGTTCTCGGGATCATGAAAGATTCCCGTATCGGTGCCTACGGCGTCATCGCTATTATCCTGATGCTCGGACTGAAGTTTCTTTGTCTGAATGAACTACCCGCCCTATTAATCCCGCTTGTATTAATAGCAGGCCACGCCAGTAGCCGCTTGGTCACAGTCTCACTTTTGATTTCCTTGGATTACGTTCGAGACGATGCCTCGGGTAAGTCAAAGCCCTTAGGGACACACCTGAGCACCGGCAATTTCCTCATCGCCTGTATAGGGGGTCTCCTCCCTTTCCTGCTACTTCCCCATTTTTTTCTTTGGTTATTGATTCCCCTGATCATCTTCCAGCTTTTATTCTCCCGCTACCTTAAACACCGGATAGGAGGCTACACGGGCGACTGCTTGGGGGCATCGCAGCAAATTTCCGAGGTCATCTTTTATCTCGGTGCCGTTATCCTTTTATGA
- a CDS encoding secondary thiamine-phosphate synthase enzyme YjbQ, with translation MKRLSLNTSDHTQFVDMTRLVQQEVSKAGLEDGIVTIFIPHTTAGVMIQENADPDVQHDLKYLFEKMMPWKDEAYDHAEGNTAAHMKAACVGSSAHVIVESGQLQLGTWQGIYFCEFDGPRSRQVWVKFSK, from the coding sequence ATGAAACGACTCTCCCTGAATACGTCTGATCACACGCAATTTGTCGATATGACCCGGCTAGTGCAACAGGAGGTCTCGAAGGCAGGGCTCGAAGACGGGATCGTCACCATTTTTATCCCCCACACGACAGCAGGGGTCATGATCCAAGAGAATGCCGACCCAGATGTGCAGCATGACTTGAAGTATCTTTTTGAGAAAATGATGCCCTGGAAGGATGAGGCTTATGATCATGCCGAAGGCAATACCGCCGCCCACATGAAAGCAGCCTGTGTCGGAAGTAGTGCCCACGTTATTGTCGAATCAGGCCAGCTCCAGCTCGGGACATGGCAAGGCATCTACTTCTGTGAGTTCGACGGCCCCCGTTCACGTCAAGTCTGGGTGAAATTCAGTAAATGA